A window from Listeria seeligeri serovar 1/2b str. SLCC3954 encodes these proteins:
- a CDS encoding helix-turn-helix transcriptional regulator, translating to MEKENIINIQPVMLNQVENQFTEQIQADFNQKNPDHSALLHSLETVEVLDVLSDYYTAHEKQKEPKKEVAHSNKVGGEHKEIKQAIRYIKKNIHRSITLEEVANYVYLSPFYLSKLFKNELNINFINYVNEQKMLYAKEQLEKSDWAVHTIAKNLGFSRASYFCKVFKKTFDMTPKEYRDSLK from the coding sequence TTGGAGAAAGAAAATATTATAAATATTCAACCAGTTATGTTGAACCAAGTAGAAAACCAATTTACAGAGCAAATCCAAGCAGATTTCAACCAAAAAAATCCTGATCACTCCGCCCTGCTCCATTCACTTGAAACAGTGGAAGTGCTTGATGTTCTGAGTGATTATTACACCGCCCATGAGAAACAAAAAGAACCAAAAAAAGAAGTAGCTCATTCAAATAAAGTTGGCGGAGAGCATAAGGAAATCAAGCAGGCAATTCGCTATATTAAAAAAAACATCCACCGTTCTATCACATTAGAAGAAGTCGCAAATTATGTGTATCTAAGCCCGTTTTATTTAAGTAAATTATTTAAAAATGAACTGAACATAAATTTTATCAACTACGTAAACGAACAAAAAATGCTTTATGCAAAAGAACAGCTAGAAAAAAGCGACTGGGCTGTACACACAATCGCAAAAAACTTAGGCTTTTCTAGAGCAAGTTACTTTTGTAAAGTTTTCAAAAAAACCTTCGATATGACGCCAAAAGAATATCGTGATTCCTTAAAATAA
- the eutH gene encoding ethanolamine utilization protein EutH has translation MSINEIIIYLMVIFMILGAIDKIIGNKFGLGAQFEEGIMAMGSLTLAMVGIITLAPVLAKILSPIVVPIYTALGADPAMFATTLLANDMGGFALAQELALTPDAGLFAGAILGAMMGPTIVFTIPVALGIIKKEDHKYLATGVLSGIITIPIGCLIGGLVAGFSPIMIFKNLVPIILVAVLIMAGLWFKPEAMIKGFTVFGKGVVIVATIGLVAGAIQQLTGLTIIPGIAPISEGIEVVGGIAIVLAGAFCLVFVITKVFNKPLMKMGKLLGMNEVAAAGMVATLANSIPMFQMLKDMDERGKIINVAFAVSAAFVLGDHLGFTAGVAKEMIFPMIVGKLVGGVTAVAVAIYMANRMLKKNKAKEQTVVKNNG, from the coding sequence TTGAGCATTAATGAAATTATTATTTATTTAATGGTAATCTTTATGATTCTTGGCGCCATCGACAAAATTATTGGTAATAAATTTGGCCTAGGGGCACAGTTTGAAGAAGGAATTATGGCGATGGGTTCGCTAACACTTGCAATGGTTGGTATTATAACGCTTGCACCTGTTTTAGCAAAAATTTTAAGCCCAATTGTTGTACCAATTTACACCGCGCTTGGAGCAGATCCAGCGATGTTTGCAACAACACTTTTAGCAAATGATATGGGTGGTTTTGCGCTAGCTCAAGAACTTGCGTTAACACCAGATGCTGGACTTTTTGCTGGGGCAATTCTTGGTGCTATGATGGGGCCAACCATTGTTTTCACGATTCCAGTCGCTTTAGGAATTATTAAAAAAGAAGATCATAAATATTTAGCAACAGGAGTATTATCTGGTATTATTACAATTCCAATTGGCTGTTTAATCGGTGGACTCGTTGCTGGTTTCTCCCCAATCATGATTTTCAAAAACTTAGTACCAATTATTCTGGTAGCTGTTTTAATTATGGCTGGTCTTTGGTTTAAACCAGAAGCGATGATTAAAGGCTTCACTGTGTTCGGAAAAGGTGTCGTTATCGTTGCGACAATCGGACTCGTTGCTGGAGCGATTCAACAACTAACTGGTTTAACTATTATTCCAGGAATTGCACCAATAAGTGAAGGGATTGAAGTTGTGGGTGGTATTGCCATCGTACTCGCAGGAGCCTTCTGTTTGGTGTTCGTTATTACAAAAGTCTTCAACAAACCACTTATGAAAATGGGGAAACTTTTAGGTATGAATGAAGTTGCTGCAGCTGGTATGGTTGCTACTCTTGCAAATAGTATTCCAATGTTCCAAATGTTAAAAGATATGGACGAACGTGGTAAGATTATTAACGTGGCGTTCGCAGTATCGGCAGCATTTGTGCTTGGAGATCACTTAGGGTTTACAGCTGGTGTCGCCAAAGAAATGATTTTCCCAATGATTGTCGGGAAATTAGTCGGAGGGGTTACGGCAGTTGCAGTCGCTATTTATATGGCTAACCGAATGTTGAAGAAAAATAAAGCAAAAGAACAAACGGTGGTGAAAAATAATGGCTGA
- a CDS encoding EutN/CcmL family microcompartment protein, protein MQIGKVTGSLWATRKDEKLNGLKLLLVEICTDEVEEVRHSIVAADNAGAGSGDIVLVTTGSAARASTGDSTIPVDACIVGIIDSVERNG, encoded by the coding sequence ATGCAAATTGGAAAAGTTACCGGAAGTTTATGGGCAACGAGAAAAGATGAAAAACTGAATGGTTTAAAACTATTACTTGTAGAGATTTGTACCGATGAAGTGGAAGAAGTAAGACATTCCATAGTGGCAGCTGATAATGCCGGAGCAGGAAGCGGCGATATTGTGCTCGTTACAACTGGTAGCGCAGCACGAGCATCAACTGGAGATAGTACCATTCCTGTAGATGCTTGTATCGTTGGTATTATCGACTCGGTAGAACGCAATGGCTGA
- the cblT gene encoding alpha-ribazole transporter codes for MKIQKLVLCAMLIAMCVIGANIKLMGSVAFDAAPAFIGTLLLGPMYGAILGIFGHLTSALLAGFPLTLPIHLIVAGMMGITMIAYGFTRQMLAEKTQLISVGFSSLVAFVFNCPLSLLALYPFMHEAVLALFPVLAIGTICNIFVAEIVYQVLPERWKKRIAGY; via the coding sequence TTGAAGATTCAAAAATTAGTATTATGTGCGATGTTAATTGCGATGTGTGTAATTGGCGCAAACATAAAATTAATGGGTTCAGTTGCATTTGATGCGGCACCAGCTTTTATCGGGACCTTATTACTTGGTCCAATGTACGGGGCAATTCTTGGGATATTCGGTCATTTAACTTCAGCATTACTAGCGGGTTTTCCGTTAACGCTACCGATACACTTAATTGTTGCTGGAATGATGGGCATTACGATGATTGCTTATGGCTTTACACGTCAAATGTTGGCAGAAAAAACACAACTAATTAGCGTTGGTTTCTCCAGTCTAGTTGCTTTTGTTTTTAACTGTCCGCTATCTTTATTAGCACTTTATCCGTTTATGCACGAAGCAGTATTGGCATTATTTCCAGTCCTTGCGATTGGCACGATTTGCAATATTTTTGTAGCAGAAATCGTGTATCAAGTATTACCGGAACGCTGGAAAAAGCGAATTGCCGGTTACTAA
- a CDS encoding BMC domain-containing protein, which produces MANANALGMIETKGLVGAVEAADAMVKAANVTLMGKEQVGGGLVTVMVRGDVGAVKAATDAGAAAAERVGELLSVHVIPRPHSEVDAILPKSAE; this is translated from the coding sequence ATGGCAAACGCAAATGCATTAGGTATGATCGAAACAAAAGGTTTAGTAGGAGCAGTAGAAGCAGCAGACGCAATGGTGAAAGCAGCTAACGTAACACTTATGGGTAAAGAACAAGTTGGTGGCGGTTTAGTAACAGTTATGGTACGCGGTGATGTTGGCGCAGTAAAAGCAGCAACAGATGCAGGCGCAGCAGCAGCTGAACGTGTTGGAGAATTACTATCTGTACACGTAATTCCACGTCCACACAGCGAAGTAGACGCAATTCTACCAAAAAGCGCTGAATAA
- a CDS encoding TIGR02536 family ethanolamine utilization protein, with product MNMDTEALIKAVTEEVMKRLQLLPNKKMIIMGEDVDHTLRQCYKADYQVSLYDRSERSCDFLLLETIEIAEMARISLLAPMNKKEQFITDQLLQGVPVAILKDGVKAHEYRRTTKYGIRQLLQEYEDKLTRIGVEFITNSASVAKTTKVITEQDVEKLTKNKTAFILPKGSFLTPLAKDYLLENRISIKES from the coding sequence ATGAATATGGATACAGAAGCACTCATAAAAGCCGTTACGGAAGAAGTCATGAAGCGACTCCAATTATTACCGAACAAAAAAATGATTATTATGGGAGAAGATGTAGATCACACTCTCAGACAGTGTTATAAAGCTGATTATCAAGTTTCGCTTTACGATCGGTCAGAACGCTCTTGTGATTTTCTTTTGCTCGAAACAATTGAAATCGCTGAAATGGCTCGAATTAGTTTGCTTGCACCAATGAATAAAAAAGAACAATTTATTACTGATCAACTTTTGCAAGGCGTTCCTGTAGCGATTTTAAAAGATGGCGTCAAAGCTCATGAATACAGACGGACGACTAAATATGGTATCAGGCAATTGCTACAAGAATACGAAGATAAATTAACTCGCATTGGGGTAGAATTTATCACGAATTCAGCTAGCGTAGCGAAAACAACCAAAGTAATCACTGAGCAAGATGTGGAAAAACTAACGAAAAACAAGACAGCGTTTATTTTACCAAAAGGAAGTTTTTTAACACCGCTTGCAAAAGATTATTTACTGGAAAATCGAATTAGCATTAAAGAAAGTTAG
- a CDS encoding BMC domain-containing protein, with amino-acid sequence MPNEALGLIEVTGFLGAVVAADTCLKAANVELIQCEVIKGGLTTVELTGDVGAVNAAIEAGKAATESLGCLVSSHVIARMSEETKSLFVPTEQEKEEIIQEVIQEIAEVTTITDSTEQKLREMKVIDLRKLAYTLDNVPIPKSKIKYANKEKLVHALKDIYGRSEN; translated from the coding sequence ATGCCAAATGAAGCACTTGGTTTAATTGAAGTTACAGGTTTTCTAGGTGCTGTAGTTGCCGCAGATACTTGTTTAAAAGCAGCCAATGTCGAACTAATTCAGTGTGAAGTCATTAAAGGTGGACTAACAACCGTTGAATTAACTGGCGATGTTGGTGCGGTAAACGCAGCTATTGAAGCAGGAAAAGCAGCAACAGAAAGCTTAGGTTGCCTCGTTTCTAGTCACGTGATTGCAAGAATGAGTGAGGAAACTAAATCACTCTTTGTCCCTACAGAGCAAGAAAAAGAAGAAATTATTCAAGAAGTTATCCAAGAAATCGCTGAAGTAACAACAATCACAGATTCAACAGAACAAAAACTTCGCGAAATGAAAGTCATTGATTTAAGGAAACTTGCTTACACATTAGATAATGTGCCTATCCCAAAAAGCAAGATTAAATATGCGAACAAAGAAAAACTTGTTCACGCACTAAAAGATATTTATGGAAGGAGTGAAAACTAG
- a CDS encoding ethanolamine utilization microcompartment shell protein, producing the protein MAEKSLGILELRSISKGYEMADNFLKAGNVTLFTFRPTCPGKFLIILQGASGELTSAMQDAKEEAGKFHVSSYIIHLAHEELLNFLQNKHSKVDIDAVGIIEISQLGAGLNAVNEALKKSAIHLKRMTLGASIGGKFVAVFTGEVSAIKEGMQILIDTAEQKKVIHHTIIPSPDELLKRYL; encoded by the coding sequence ATGGCTGAAAAGTCCTTAGGTATTCTTGAACTCAGAAGTATAAGTAAAGGTTACGAAATGGCTGATAATTTCTTAAAAGCTGGCAATGTAACTTTATTTACTTTTCGTCCTACTTGTCCAGGTAAATTTTTAATTATTTTGCAAGGCGCTTCCGGTGAACTTACTAGTGCGATGCAAGATGCTAAAGAAGAAGCAGGGAAATTCCACGTTTCTTCTTACATAATTCATTTAGCACATGAAGAATTGCTCAATTTTTTACAAAATAAACACTCTAAAGTCGACATTGATGCAGTTGGAATTATCGAAATCAGTCAATTGGGAGCAGGGTTAAATGCCGTGAATGAAGCGTTGAAAAAATCAGCCATTCATTTAAAACGGATGACGCTCGGTGCCTCGATTGGTGGGAAATTCGTGGCTGTTTTTACAGGGGAAGTTAGTGCTATCAAAGAAGGGATGCAAATCTTAATAGATACTGCTGAACAAAAAAAGGTGATACATCATACGATCATTCCTTCTCCTGATGAACTTTTAAAACGCTATCTATAG
- a CDS encoding acetaldehyde dehydrogenase (acetylating) — protein sequence MALEDKDLRSIQEVRNLIASANTAQKELAAMSQQQIDTIVKAIADAGYDAREKLAKMAHEETGFGIWQDKVIKNVFASKHVYNYIKDMKTIGMLKEDNEKQVMEVAVPLGVVAGLIPSTNPTSTVIYKTLISIKAGNSIVFSPHPNALKAILETVKIISEAAEKAGCPKGAISCMTVPTIQGTDQLMKHKDTAVILATGGSAMVKAAYSSGTPAIGVGPGNGPAFIERSANIPQAVKHILDSKTFDNGTICASEQSVVVERVNKEAVIAEFRKQGAHFLSDAEAIQLGKFILRPNGSMNPAIVGKSVQHIANLAGLTVPADARVLIAEETKVGAKIPYSREKLAPILAFYTAETWQDACELSMDILYHEGAGHTLIIHSEDKAIIREFALKKPVSRLLVNTPGALGGIGATTNLVPALTLGCGAVGGSSSSDNIGPENLFNIRRIATGVRELEDIRKEENQATSELPVDADALIQSLVEKVLAELK from the coding sequence GTGGCACTAGAAGATAAAGATTTGCGCTCTATCCAAGAAGTTCGTAACCTCATTGCATCAGCTAACACAGCACAAAAAGAACTTGCTGCAATGAGCCAACAACAAATCGACACAATTGTAAAGGCAATAGCTGATGCTGGTTATGATGCCCGCGAAAAACTCGCAAAAATGGCTCATGAAGAAACTGGCTTCGGAATTTGGCAAGACAAAGTAATTAAAAACGTCTTCGCTTCAAAACACGTCTACAATTACATCAAAGATATGAAAACCATTGGTATGTTAAAAGAAGACAATGAAAAACAAGTAATGGAGGTTGCAGTTCCACTAGGCGTAGTTGCTGGATTAATCCCGTCAACAAACCCAACTTCAACTGTAATATACAAAACACTCATTTCGATTAAAGCCGGAAATAGTATTGTATTTTCTCCACATCCAAATGCGCTTAAAGCTATCCTTGAAACAGTAAAAATTATTAGCGAAGCAGCTGAAAAAGCTGGCTGTCCAAAAGGTGCGATTAGCTGCATGACTGTTCCAACAATTCAAGGAACAGATCAATTAATGAAACACAAAGATACAGCAGTTATCCTTGCGACAGGTGGTTCTGCCATGGTAAAAGCCGCTTATTCTTCTGGAACTCCAGCAATTGGAGTAGGTCCAGGAAACGGCCCAGCATTTATCGAACGTAGTGCCAATATTCCTCAAGCAGTCAAACATATTCTTGATTCAAAAACATTCGACAACGGAACAATTTGTGCTTCTGAGCAATCAGTCGTTGTGGAACGTGTGAATAAAGAAGCCGTGATAGCTGAATTTAGAAAACAAGGTGCACACTTCTTATCAGATGCAGAGGCTATTCAATTAGGTAAATTCATTTTACGTCCAAATGGCTCAATGAACCCAGCAATCGTAGGTAAAAGCGTGCAACATATCGCTAACCTAGCTGGCCTAACCGTTCCAGCTGACGCACGAGTACTTATTGCTGAAGAAACAAAAGTTGGCGCAAAAATCCCTTATTCTAGAGAGAAACTAGCCCCAATTTTAGCATTCTACACAGCCGAAACTTGGCAGGATGCTTGTGAACTTAGCATGGATATTCTTTATCATGAAGGAGCCGGACATACATTAATTATCCACTCCGAAGATAAAGCGATTATTCGCGAATTCGCACTGAAAAAACCAGTTTCCCGTCTCCTTGTAAATACACCAGGAGCACTCGGCGGAATTGGCGCAACAACAAACTTAGTACCTGCTTTAACACTTGGTTGTGGGGCAGTTGGTGGAAGTTCGTCGTCTGATAATATCGGACCAGAAAATCTATTCAACATTCGCCGTATCGCAACAGGAGTTAGAGAATTAGAAGACATTCGTAAAGAAGAAAACCAAGCAACATCTGAACTTCCGGTTGATGCAGACGCACTCATCCAAAGTTTAGTCGAAAAAGTATTAGCAGAATTAAAATAA
- the eutD gene encoding ethanolamine utilization phosphate acetyltransferase EutD: protein MNNELITSLIEEVTRRALLETGVEVEASGRHVHLDRETVDALFGTGYELTHFRDLSQPGQYVCKERISIVGPKSVIHNVVILGPIRKKTQVEISSTDGTALGIKAPVRESGDISNTPGILLLSPKNSVQLTEGLIVAKRHIHMTPQDAEKHQVTQSEIVQVKINGARPLIFDDVVVRISPDFATYMHIDYDEANACGFKKGIRGQIIKKTPVK, encoded by the coding sequence ATGAATAATGAATTAATCACAAGCCTTATTGAAGAAGTTACTCGTCGCGCGCTGCTTGAAACAGGCGTTGAAGTAGAAGCATCCGGTCGTCACGTACATTTAGACCGTGAAACTGTGGATGCACTCTTCGGAACTGGGTATGAACTGACCCATTTCCGTGATCTTTCTCAACCAGGTCAATATGTTTGTAAAGAAAGAATTAGTATCGTTGGGCCAAAAAGTGTCATCCATAATGTCGTTATCCTTGGACCAATCCGCAAGAAAACTCAAGTGGAAATTAGCTCTACCGATGGAACTGCGCTAGGAATAAAAGCACCTGTTCGCGAAAGTGGAGACATTAGTAACACACCAGGAATTTTACTTTTATCCCCTAAAAACAGTGTCCAACTTACAGAAGGATTAATTGTTGCCAAACGTCATATCCATATGACACCACAAGATGCTGAAAAACATCAAGTAACACAAAGTGAAATTGTTCAAGTGAAAATTAACGGTGCAAGACCACTCATTTTTGATGATGTAGTTGTTCGAATTAGCCCTGATTTCGCTACATATATGCATATTGATTACGATGAAGCCAATGCGTGCGGATTTAAAAAGGGAATTCGAGGTCAAATCATTAAGAAAACCCCGGTCAAATGA
- a CDS encoding DUF6270 domain-containing protein, translated as MLTKIATYGCCATRDLFNKAFVSDWKNHFQLVSYQQHCSIVSLMAKPIAIDSEDELQGDLSEFEKSVFKQDVLKSFLETLRTTQPEYLVLDFHVDTFNGFIELADGSIITNRIVRYKKLDIFKNFEMKKVFSPLENPTEFKKRWIQSFNRFMQFMKENCPNTQLIINRLEVARMYYSVDNQMESMIERRKTKDHHNAETLAKIDECIDYFERYAINNFDLRSLDFNSEDYFGAENNPWGTCYMHYNPYYYKQKFKDLWNIVENHFHAPTKLASFAPGGLAKQIPIGVTNLADIEEVGFYYLTNATYLQMEDRPTTDNAGYFFIVYPRNGKAGFMQELRKSTVAFSIQIFVRIAGGKENSKWNMVNSGFRTLSIPDVTKISDISEPGEYYITAEQVKQLEDHPTKKNGWYLTVSKKNHDSLKQLLTKNTQNDNAFEEYVRIVNEDKGSYLKWKKYHFDNAGFSSITALRNFKNRVIRKLKSMKA; from the coding sequence ATGCTTACAAAAATAGCTACTTATGGTTGTTGTGCAACAAGAGACTTGTTCAACAAGGCATTTGTTAGTGATTGGAAAAATCATTTTCAACTGGTTTCATATCAACAACATTGCAGCATTGTTTCGCTAATGGCAAAACCAATTGCAATCGATTCAGAGGATGAGCTACAAGGCGATTTAAGTGAATTTGAAAAAAGTGTCTTTAAACAAGATGTATTGAAATCGTTTTTAGAGACTTTAAGAACAACACAACCGGAATATTTAGTATTAGACTTCCATGTAGATACATTTAATGGATTTATTGAATTAGCAGATGGCAGTATCATTACAAATCGAATTGTTCGTTATAAAAAATTAGATATTTTTAAAAACTTTGAAATGAAAAAAGTATTTTCACCTTTAGAAAATCCGACAGAGTTTAAAAAGCGTTGGATACAGAGTTTTAATCGGTTTATGCAATTTATGAAAGAAAATTGTCCCAATACGCAACTTATCATTAATCGGTTGGAAGTTGCCCGGATGTATTATTCTGTGGACAATCAAATGGAGAGCATGATTGAGCGTAGGAAAACAAAAGATCATCATAATGCAGAAACTTTGGCAAAAATTGATGAGTGTATTGATTACTTCGAGCGTTATGCGATTAATAATTTTGATTTGCGTTCACTAGACTTTAATTCAGAAGATTATTTTGGCGCGGAGAACAATCCTTGGGGAACTTGTTACATGCATTATAATCCGTATTATTATAAGCAAAAATTTAAGGATCTTTGGAATATTGTTGAAAATCATTTTCATGCGCCGACCAAGTTAGCTAGTTTTGCTCCAGGAGGACTTGCCAAACAAATTCCTATTGGTGTGACTAATTTAGCAGATATTGAAGAAGTCGGTTTTTATTATTTAACTAACGCGACTTATTTACAAATGGAAGACCGCCCAACTACGGATAACGCCGGCTATTTTTTTATCGTTTATCCGCGAAATGGTAAAGCTGGTTTTATGCAAGAATTACGAAAATCCACTGTGGCTTTTTCTATTCAAATTTTTGTTCGAATTGCTGGTGGGAAAGAAAATTCTAAGTGGAATATGGTAAATAGCGGTTTCCGAACACTTTCGATACCAGATGTAACCAAAATAAGCGATATTTCTGAACCAGGAGAGTATTATATTACTGCCGAACAAGTGAAACAACTTGAAGATCACCCGACCAAGAAAAATGGTTGGTACCTGACAGTTTCCAAAAAAAATCATGACAGTTTGAAGCAACTACTAACGAAAAATACGCAAAATGATAATGCTTTTGAAGAATATGTTCGGATTGTAAACGAGGACAAGGGCAGTTATTTAAAATGGAAAAAATATCATTTCGATAACGCGGGCTTTTCTTCAATTACTGCGCTACGTAATTTTAAAAACAGGGTTATCAGAAAATTAAAATCTATGAAAGCATAA
- a CDS encoding cupin domain-containing protein: MADISRDLLEQLVKQVVLEKLGNKTKQVDASGVLSIKLPEVKVAEEDRLDTGNPSDVVYTKDLVTLEESKRLGFGLMEMKDTTFDWFLDYDEVDYIIEGRLDVVIDGRTISAGPGEIIFIPKGSKIKFSVTGEARFVYVTYPADWQS; this comes from the coding sequence ATGGCTGATATTTCAAGAGATTTACTAGAACAATTAGTAAAACAAGTTGTCTTAGAAAAATTGGGAAATAAAACTAAACAAGTTGATGCTAGTGGGGTCTTATCCATTAAACTTCCAGAAGTAAAAGTCGCTGAAGAAGATCGACTAGACACTGGAAATCCTAGTGATGTTGTTTATACAAAAGATTTAGTCACATTAGAAGAAAGCAAACGTCTAGGCTTCGGTTTAATGGAAATGAAGGACACTACATTTGATTGGTTCTTAGACTATGACGAAGTGGACTATATTATTGAAGGTCGACTAGATGTTGTCATTGATGGCAGAACAATTTCCGCAGGTCCAGGAGAAATCATTTTCATTCCAAAAGGAAGTAAAATCAAGTTCTCTGTAACTGGGGAAGCAAGATTTGTTTATGTTACTTATCCGGCTGATTGGCAGTCGTAA